The genomic window TCCCGACCCAAACCCGCAGTTGCATCCAACACAGTTGGATAAGGTTGTTTTTTCAGGCCAATGGCACGCCCCAAAGGTTGTTTTTTACCCCCACCATATAAACGGCGGTGTTCATTTCGACCGTGTACAAAATCGATATAAATCGTACTTTCAGATTTTGAATTGACTTTTTTTAGTTCAAGTCGCTCGGGGGTGAGTGATAGACAAAAAGAAGCATATTCATTATCGCTATCGTTTGCTTGCGGAGTAAAAGGTAGGGTCAATGATTCGGCAAGTTGTTGAGCCGACTGAGTTTGCTCTACAGAGGTGCTGGTGACAATAAATTTATTCACAGGTCTTGTGGATAACTTTGTGCATAAAATATATAAGTTTTTTCAAAAATCAACTCATTTTTGTAGTTAATTAAAAATACAACAGTTTTTTATTGTTAATTATTTTCATTATCAATGTGTTACGAGCCTTAGTTTATGTGCCAATATATTTTCAATAAAATAACTGTTGGCCTTTAAAGTTGTGCATAAGTAGTTTTGTGTACGTATTTTTTATAAACGTTGCCGATAATCCTGCATCATGAAGCCTGTGAGTGGTCTATCAATATTGCGTGTTAGTGCGATGACTTTGAATGTTTCTCCCATGGCATCGGGCATGGTGAGTTTTTTGATTTGTTGGGAGAGCTGTAACTGAGATGTAACCTTTTCTGGATAGGTTGCTTCAGCCATTTCTGTGAGGCCATTGGCCAGCAGAAAAAATGCTTGAGAGGTATAACCTGAAACATTAAGGTCAGCATTAATCGCTGCTTCTGCGACAGCAGTAAAATCAACATGCGCTGTAATATCTTGTAGGCCAGTGAGTATTAATGGGTTACTGTGACCATGGTGTTGATAATAGCACATGAGCGTGCCGTCACTTCTTAGTGGGTGATAATACTCTTGGCGAAAATAGCCATAATCAATAGCGAGTATCATACCGTTTAATAATGAGTCACCCGCTTGTTTGATCCACGAGTCGAGTGCTTCATTATATTCTGAGGTGTAGCCTGTAACGTGTGTAAAGGTGAGGTGTTCAGGGTGCACTTCATCACCGTTACACCAAGTGAAAGCATTATCTTTCCAGCAGACCATCTTTTCTATAATTTTATTGCCTTGCCACTGAATGCGACGCACCGGCATCGCATCAAGCACTTCATTGGCTAAAATAACACCATTAAAAGGCTTTTCTGGCCAATGATGAATCCACTTTACTCGCCCAAGTAAATGAGGGGCATGCTTTTCAATGGTTTGACGTTGGCGTTGTTGCAACTCTGCACTGAGCTCTAAAATCATATAGCACTCAGGAAGGCAACCCTGTCGCTCAAGTTCACATAAAATATCCGCAGCCATAATTCCGCTGCCAGCACCAAATTCTAGTATTTGTGGAGTCTCTAATGTGCTTAAAACTTGTTGGCATTGATTTGCCAAACAACGTGAAAACAGAGGGGAAATTTCTGGCGCAGTAATAAAATCACCCCCTTCACCAAATTTTTGAAGGCCTGCACAATAATAGCCCAATCCAGGTGCATAAAGCGCTAAATCCATATATTCAGCAAAGCTGATTTTCCCGCCCCGGAGTCTGATTTTTTGACGAATATGTGTGATGACTTTTTCGCTGTGTAAACGAGCCTCTTGATCAGGGACGGGTAAGTCGATTGAATCAGAGGTTATGGGCTTTGTTTGCTGAAATTTGTTTGGCATTCGGTTAGAGTGGCGCTGAGTGATAAGGATTGTTATTCGAGTCAACCGTAATTCTATTCGGTTCTGACAATATTTACTATGCAGAATTTTGGGGAATATATGATGTCTCAGCCAGTTGCTTTAATTACCGGTGCTGCACGTCGTGTCGGCGCAGTGATTGCACGTCGTTTGCACGCAGAGGGGATGAGTCTGGTCTTACATTATCGTGGCTCTCGCCGTGAAGCTCAGTTGTTACAAGAAGAGCTGCTGGCACAACGCTCGGACTCAGTGGTTTTGATTCAAGCGAATCTGTTGCAGGTCTCAAAATCATCTCATTTGGTTAAGGAAGCGGAGGGCGTTTGGGGGCGGCTTGATGTTTTGATTAATAATGCTTCAACCTTTTACCCGACATCCGTCGGCAATATTACAGAAGCACACTGGGATGATTTACTGGGTGTTAACTTAAAAGCGCCTCTTTTTTTATCTCAGGCAGCAGCGCCCTATTTAGCACGACAAAAAGGCTTAATTATTAATATTACGGATATTCATGCGGAGCGTCCTTTACGGTTTCATTCTGTTTATTGTGCAGCCAAAGCGGGACTGGTCATGCTGACCCAATCACTTGCTCAAGAGTTAGGGCCAGATGTTCGTGTAAACGCCATTGCGCCCGGGGCGATTATGTGGCCTGAAGAGGGTATGGATGAGTTGACCAAACGGCGAATCGTCTCTAAAACAGCATTGAAACGACACGGCGACCCCTCAGATATCGCTGAGGCAGTCCATTATTTACTGCATGGCGCGCAGTTTATGACAGGTCAAGTTCTCACTGTTGATGGTGGACGTTCCCTAGGAAATTAATCAAACTCAAACGCGACCCGTTTGAGCGGCTGGCGACTTTGATCAAAATTTTCCCACAGCTTGATGTAGCTTTGCTGGGTAATCGGATGCGTTGCCTGGCCATTAATTTCAGCTAATGGCCTCAGAACAAATGCGTACTTTAGAATTTCATCGCGTGGTAAAACGAGACCGTTTTCCTGAATGATTTGGTCGCCGTACAGTAGAAGGTCAATATCCAGAGTGCGTGGAGAGAAGCTTGGATTGCTTCGATCTCTTTTATGGGTGTCTTCAATATTTTTAAGGATAAGAGCGATTTTATGAACAGGCCAGTCTGTTTGAAAGGCAGCGATCAAGTTGTAAAAAGGATCGCCTTTAAAGCCAACAGCATCACTTTCATAAACGGCAGACAATGTGAGCGTTCCAAACTCTTTTTTTAAATGGGAAATACCTGAGCGAATATTAAAATCACGATCAATATTACTGCCAATGCCTAAATAAACCTGAATCATTTTGACATTCGTACTCCGCGCTCAATAGTAACACCGACATCACGTGCGCCACTTATAGCGCCTTGCTTATTAATGGTTAAACGCATCCAGGGAATGCTAAAATTTTTCATTACGAGTTCTGCAACTTTCTCAATCAATGTTTCGACGAGTTGGTATTCGCTGGTTTCAACGAAGGAAATCACTTGTTTAGCGACTGACTTATAGTCCAGAGTATCTTCAATGCGATCCGTTACCGCTGCTTTTCGGATATCGGTGCCCATTTCCAGATCAAGTACAACCGTTTGCTTTATTTCTCGTTCCCAATCATAAATGCCAATAACGGTTTCAATTTTTAAGTTGCGTAGGTAGATGATATCCATATGTGTCAGATTTATTGTGCCGGTTATTATTTTTTAGATAAGTTTATCAGTCTGAACAAATAACAACCACTTTTATCCCCTCTTCGTAGAAACCTGCTCGTGATCGGTATAAACTGCGTTCCATGACAATTGATACTGCTTTTATACTGCTTGCTTACTTGATGGGTTCACTTTCCACAGCGATTATTTATTGTAAAGTTGCAGGGCTGCCCGATCCACGCAGCCAAGGCTCTGGAAACCCAGGTGCAACCAATGTATTACGCTTTGGTGGTAAAAAAGTTGCCATCATTGTGTTGCTGGGTGATTTGTTAAAAGGGTTGATACCTGTATTGCTGGCGAAATGGTTAGGGTTGTCGGCTGCTGCGATTGTACTGGTGGGTATAGCCGCTTTTCTGGGGCATCTTTACCCTGTTTTTTTTCGCTTTAAAGGGGGGAAAGGGGTTGCAACAGCACTGGGAATATTGCTGGGTATTTCGGGCTGGGTTGGGTTATTAGTATTAGTGACCTGGTTTTTCGTGGCTTTTATTTCACGTTTGTCATCATTGTCTGCATTAGTTGCCGCAGTTTTTTCACCATTTTTTGTCTATTTATTGATGCCGGAGCCAGAGTATATTTTGCTGGCGATACTACTGGCTATATTGCTTATATGGCGACATCGCAGCAATATTCAAAAAATCATGAATGGCACAGAGTCTAAAATAGGTAAAAAATAGGCTGTGTTTACTAAACAATACTTTCGATTCTGACTATTTTGAAAAAATTATTTTTACATTTAATAGGGGTGATTCTCTTAGTGTTAAGCACCTCTTCAGTAGCTCATGAGGAAGCACCAGTGGCTCGTGCGGGAGCATGGAAGCCTTTCTGGACGGCCAGCGTCTATTTGGGAGAGCATAAACCGGCATTGACTCAAATCTATGAGAATGTCTTCATTGCGCCATTAACGTTTAGTGATGGTGAAATTTTACTGGAGACTGGGGAGACAATCGAAGCAACCCGAGAATTTCGAAATGATTTAGAAGCATTGCCAGGGGGGGTCGAGTTTGGAGGAGAATTCGAGTGGCTTTTCTCCAAACGTTTTTCGGTATTTGCAGGGTTAAGCAGTTGGGAATCAAAAGAAGCTCGCTCCACTTCAAGAGGCAATGTTCTGGTTGAAAAGCGGGATGTTGAGGCGCTGAATGTTCGTACTGCCAAGATGTCGTATAGCCAGGCATTTCTGGGGACACGTTTTTCGTTGCTGCATAAACCCAAGGCTTATCGGCTCTATACGCGCTTTTCAATCAATAGTATTTTTGATTTTGATTACTTCGAAAAATTTGCTTTCACTTTTGATGCGGATGATTTTCCTAAAGCGGAAGGTATAAAAGATGTAGATTCTTTCAAGCGTGTGATGATAACCCAGGCTCGGGCGACAGCAATACTGGCATTCCAGGGAGGTTTGGGATTCGATTATTACTTAAACGATCAGTGGGCACTGAGTTTTGAAGGCGGATATATTTTGGGTTCAAGTAATTTTGGGTTGTCAAAAATTGATGTGAAGCATAATGTGCTGGATAAAGATGGCATGGGTGAAATATTGTACCCGGTTGCTGAAAACCCAGAAGATCGAAAAGGGTACTACTTGACTTCAGAGTCACTCAAGTATTACCTTCTAAACCTGAATCCAAAAGGTTGGAAAGCAGCGATTACGTTACGATTTGCTTATTAATAAAAGCAACCAATACAATAGGCAGGCTTGTGATCGTTGCGGGACTGCGATACATTGCTGAGCTTTCGTCGCTCATTAAAAAGGAAAATACAGTGAAACACCAACGACTTGGGATTTCTTTTATTTCAGCTCTATTATTGCTATTAAGTGGATGTTCAGCGATCCCTGGAATGGGTAATAATGTTTCAGGTGCGAGTGCATTGATTGGTATGTTAACCAGCCAGCTGGGTGTCAGTAATGAGCAGGCACTGGGGGGTGCAGCAGCACTTTTTGGTTTGGCAAAGCAAAGCTTGAGTGCCGGTGACTTTTCGAATGTGACAAAATCGTTGCCAGGTGTCGGCTCTTTGTTAGGTGCGGCATCAATGGGTGGTGATTCTTCAAATACGAATAGCGGCGGTGGATTAGCAAGTGTGGCTGGGCAGTTTTCAAGTTTAGGATTAAGCCCTGATATGGCAGGAAAATTTGTTCCAGTTGTTTTGGATTATGCAAAGTCAGCGGGCGGTGATAACACGATGAGCTTGCTTCAAGGTGTTTTGAAATAAACTCAACTCAACTCAACAGGGAGTGTGGTGGTAAGTACTCCCTGTTTTAAATCTCAATTCAAAAACAGTTGATAGGCTGAAAAAATTCTACGTATGACTACTTACTAGTAAATATCACCCGTGGTCGGTTGTATAAAGTAGCCGCAACAGTCGCTAATATCAGCCCCAACCCTAAAGTAGTACCCACTGCCAGCAAGTACCACAACACCGACACCTGCTCACCGCGAATGAGTTCATGGATCAGCACATTCTGTGATAATAGCGGTACTGCCATCATCCAGGTTTCAGCCTTTACTGGGTTTATCATTAAATAAAAGCTCGGCAACATCGGAATAACAAGAACCATACCTGTATATGAGCTGGCCTCCTTGAAAGTTGTAGCAAATGAGGCAATAACGGTCAAAAATGCTGATGCCAGTATCGCCATTGGTAAAAGAACCACCAACATGCCAACAACCATAGGTGTGGTGATCTCAATGGAGACCCCAAGCATATCAGCCGGTAAAAACTGCACCGTAAAACGAAATGCCAGAATAGTTAAAAGCACTGATAGCCCAGCAAAGAAAGAAGTGGCCATTAACTTACCCGCCATGATTTGCCAGCGGGGCACCGGATTGATTAACAGTGGCTCGAGTGATTTACGCTCTTTTTCACCCGCAGTGGCATCAATTGCCAGATGCATGCCGCCAACAAAAGCTCCTATCATCAAAAAATAGGGTAAAAATGCCAATACTTCGGCCGCCCATGATGTTTCTGTTGATAGATCTACAGTTTTAATCATAACCGGACTTAATACCTGTGAAGAAACTCCGCGTAGCTGTAGGCGTAATATACCTAACTGTTGAGAATATGTATTCAGTAGTTGCTTTAAGCGCCTACTGGCAAGTCTATCCTGCTGTCTGGATTCATCAACAATTACTTCCAGCACCGCTGGCTGCCCATTCTCCCATTGTTCTATGAAAGACTCAGGAATACGTAATACGAGGTCCTTGTTTCTGGCTAGAACCGCAGCTTCCGGATCAGCGGGAGCCTCCTCAACAATTACTCCTTGCTGCTGTAGATATGCCACCAGATTGGGAGCATATTGCTGACCTGCCACGGGTATTTCCAGAGGCTTATCCTGGCGTTTGGAGGTTGAGTCGGCCATCAAGATAAACATTAGAACGAATAAAACTGGGCCAAGCAGTGGGCCAAGTATTAACGAAGTAAGAATTACTTGTCGATCCCGAAAATTTTCTTTTACTTCCTTGTTAAATACAATGATCCAGCCACTCATGATAATAAACCTTCAGCGCTGCCAATGAGGCTGACAAAAGCATCTTCAAGGCTGTTATAACCGCTTTGCTGTAATAGCTCTGTGGCACTACCCTCTGCGGCAATCTTACCACCGGCAATTATTACTATGTGGTCACACAAGGCGGCAACTTCCTGCATTATGTGGGTTGATAGCACCACACAATGTCCGGCTTTTTTAAGGGTCAACAAATATTTCCGCAATGCCCGGGTAGTCATGACATCCAAGCCATTGGTTGGCTCATCCAGCAAAATTGTTTGCGGTTGATGAATCATCGCCCTGGCAATTGCTACCTTCACCCGCTGCCCCTGCGAAAAACCTTCGGTACGGCGGTCAATAAAATCTTGCATATCCAGGATATCAGTCAGACTTTCAATCCGTTCTTCCATCTCCTTGGTTTTAACCCCGTGTAGCTGTCCGAAGTAGCGAATGTTTTCACGCGCGCTCAAACGGGCATATAAACCCCGGCTGTCTGGCACCACACCCAGCTTTCGTTTGACTTCAATAGGCTCCTGATGTGGATTCACCCCATCAATAAGAATCGTGCCGCTATCAGGTTTAAGCAAGGTATAGAGCATCCGTAATGTGGTGGTCTTGCCAGCACCATTGGGGCCTAGTAAGCCGGTAATCTGGCCGTCTTCGGCTTTGAAGCTAATTCCGCGAACCGCCTCGATCTTGCCGAATGATTTTTTTAGATTTTCTATAAAAATCATGGTGTAGGCCCCATAATATTAATAAAAAACGGTGACCTATCCTGTTGTTCAAGGCAACTGGTATCTAAGTTTTTAGGGTCGGCTTTAGTTATAAATTCAGTAACAATATCACTGGTGCATTTAGAAAAAGCCACGCTATGACCTTGTCCTTTAACCACCAGATTGCTGTGCCGACTAAACTGTTTGGCTACCTGATCTGCATATCGTGGAGGGGTAACCGGGTCAAACTCCCCCGAGAGCAACAGAGCTGACACATCAGATTTGAACGGTTTATGGAAATCATCTGGCACTACGCCGCGTGGCCAGATTTCACATTGGGCTAGCAATACCTTATACATCACCTCACCCAGAATAGTTGTCGCGTCTTGTGGGCGCGGCTGCATAAGTGGGTAATCTTCAGCGCAAATAACTGATAGCTCCATCCAGTGATTGAGCATACCTTCCATCCCGGAGGCCGCTATCAATGCCTGTGATACTAATCGCTTGTGGCTGCCTGTATTAACAGTATCAGCAATCAAGAAAGGCAACATTGCCTGTGTCTGGCTATTATAAGAAAGCATCCGCAAGGCCAGCGCAAGCAATTCAATATTAGCTTCCAATTCAATCGGATCGCCAGTTAAAGGATCATCAACGACCAGAATTTGTGGCTTAGCTCTGGCCTTTGTTATTAATTGCTGTAGCTGGGTTTTAACCGCAGGAAAATATTTCGCACAGCTATTATCATTCAAACAATCTGTCAGAATATTCTCCATAGTCTGATCAAGGTTAATAGAGTGCTCACTTCCAAGCAGCAGTTCAGGGGGGACTATGGAGTCAAGAACGATGCTGCGTACCTGATCAGGATACCGGCGCAAGTATTCCATAGCGGCGCGAGTACCGTAAGAAACCCCCATAAGGTTTATTTTTTCATAGCCCAAAGCAAGCCTTAGCTGTTCATAATCGGCCATGGCAATAGTGGTTGTATAAAAGCGCGGATCACCTTCGACTTTGGTTAGACATTCACGCGTTTGGGCGGCTATCTTCCCATAATCAACTCGTAAATCAATGTTCTGGTCATCAAGTTCGCACTTCAGAGTAGAAGCAGCTCCAGTGCCTCGCTGATCCATCAGTATAATATCGTGGTTTTTCTGGAGTTTATAAAGTGGCCCTTCCAACTGCACCCAAAGCTCTGATGCGGCCTGACCTGGGCCTCCAGCAAAAAAGAAAATCGGCGTGCTATCCGACTTAGGGTTTAATGCCCGTGCCAGGGCAAAATGCAAACGAATGGTTTTTCCACCAAGATCCTTCGGGTTTTCTAAAACTGTAAGCCAGCCACATTCAGCCACTGCGGTAATAGTGGAGCCGGGCATAGATAACACACATTTTTCTATTTCCAGTTCAGTTGCCGACTCAGCCTGACAAACCGCCGCAAACAAAATTAAGCCGGATGTTAATAATCGCTTCAAGGGAGTCCTCCCATAGATTGTTTTCACAAGAGGCGAAGACTATGGCTTTAACCTGACGTTGTCCATAGGCTTTCCTCTCTCTTTTTAGGAACCGATTTGCTTTGAGTCGGAGCAGCACGCATTCTATTGGCAACAGGCAAACTGGTAGGAGAGGGGTTTGATCATCCACCACTCGATACATTGATACTTGCCATGCCGATCTCGTGGAAAGGCACGCTACAACAATATGCTGGGCGGCTGCATCGTGAACATGCCAGCAAGACCGATGTGAGAATTATTGACTTTGTCGATACTGGGCATCCAGTGTTCTTGCGAATGTGGGATAAACGCCAGCGTGGCTATCGGGCAATGGGGTATCGTATTATTGAAAAGAAGAATGAAGAACAAGTTTAAAGTTGAGCTACCAAGCACCGACTCCCATAGCCCATTATTTATAGTCTTCCTTTAATTTTAAATTCCCACAAAAAAAACTATTAAACATAAAAAACAATTGGTTATGTGGTTTTCTTTCATAAACAAATCTCTTAGAAGGCTTGTTTAATTAATAAAGTTAACCCCTTGTCAACACCCACTTAGGCTGGCTACGTGTACCAATATTGTGAATCTTCCCCTGCCGCATTGAAAGCTCACTCAGAAGATTGTTAATCTTGCTTTTGCGTTGTTTATCATCCAAAAAATCGGGAAGCATTTTCCACAACAACTCATCAATATCTGCTCGCTCCACCTCCCCATGCTGCTCAATGAGTTTAAGAATCATGTCTAGATAATACTGCTGATCCAAGGCCTTCTGCTTGGTATAAGCCGCCTTTTGTCCTGTTGCACTCGCCACTTTGGCCGACACAAATAGATTGGGTTTACGCCCCTCAATCAGATTTTTATCCCGCAGGGTTTTTATTTCATAATCGCTTAGCGGGTAGCCCTTCTGCACCTTGTCCAACAAAATCACATCATGTAACAACAGCTCAGAGTCTGCTGCCAGCAGCTTTGAAAAGCGCTCATCCACAATTCGACCATAGATAGTCACCATCACGCCATCTGGCTCAATGCAGTAATCCGGCATGGGAAAAAAACGACGGCGCTGCACGACAAACATTTTTTTAATGCCACTACCCACCGCATCAATCATATTCAGGCTCACCATCGCTTGGGCCAAAAAACGGTTGCGGTAGTAAGGTTCCGGAGCATCCAAGCTAATCACCCGTTCCAGATTACCCGGAATAAAGCCTCCTTTGTTGGAAAATACCAGCCGGTCTGGAAACTCCACCACCACCACTCTCGCACCTAATTGGTAGTCCTGATGAGCGATGCAATTGTGCAGAGCCTCACGAATAACCCAGGCATCGTATTTATTCACCTCTTCCGGAAACAGCGTGCTATCTGCCATGTAGCGGTATTTAAGATTGCGAATACGGGCAAACAGCCGATTCACCGCAAGCAATAACGGCGCAGAAAAGTGTTCATAATCTTCTTCCAGGCCATCATGATCTTTGAGAATCCAGCTTAAAGTAACCACTGCGGGTGTTAAAAAGTGATCAGACTCTGGTTTACCCAGCAGCACCAACACGGCACGGGTGATCTTGCCTTGAATCGTCAGTTTTGCCTTGTTTAGAAAAACCTCGCCACTCCAGTCATCCATCTCAGCCGCTAACTCAACATTTTTCTTTTTGAAATTATTCCTGGCAGCAGCAATTGCCTCTGGCGAAAGATCATCCAAAGTTGCACCTTTCACCACCTGAATTGACCAATCCTCATTTAATCACTTTCATAATACTCCCCATATTTCACAAAAACCAACTTAGACTTTCTGAAATCGAAAAGCAGGCTTTGTGTTTCAGAGAGTTGTAGCAAAAAAAAATCGGGCGTAAAATAGAACTATGAAATTTTTAAACCCCAAAACAGACTTTGCGTTCAAAAAAATATTCGGATCAGAAGAGAGTCAGGATATTTTATTGAGTTTTCTAAATGCCCTGCTGGAATTGAAATCACCTTATCGTTTGATGGAAGTCACGATACTTGATCCTTATTTGGCACCTAAAATAAAAGGCATGAAAGATACCTATCTAGACGTAAGAGCTAAAAACGAAACAGGAAAAATCTATATTATTGAAATGCAGGTGCTGAATGTTGCAGGATTTGAGAAACGAATTCTGTACAACGCTTGCAAAGCCTATGCATCTCAACTGGGCAGCGGTGAAGATTATCACCTGCTGACGGATGTGATCGCCATTACAATTACTGATTTTATAATGTTTCCGGAAATGGAAGCGGTTTCAAACAAGTTTAAACTCAGAGCCGATGAAGGTGAAGTTTATAATGATGATCTTGAGCTCGTATTTGCAGAGTTGCCGAAGTTTAATAAAACAGAAGATGAATTAGATACGGTTCTGGATCGCTGGTATTACTTTCTGAAACATGCAGATGATTTTGAAACCGTTCCTAGCTCTTTAAAAGTTGAAGCGTCCATTGTACATGCACTTGAGCTGGCCAATAAAGCAGCGCTTACGTCCGAAGAGCTGGATGATCAAGAGCGTCGAGAAATTTTCATTCAGGATCAGCGAGGCGCAATCCAGCTGGCTCAACAGAAAGGCAGAGAAGAAGGCAGAGAAGAAGGCAGAGAAGAAGGCAGAGAAGAGGAGCGATGCAATATGATAAAGCAAGTCAAAAAATCAGGGTTATCGATTATTGATATTGCTCATATGTTTGGAA from Gammaproteobacteria bacterium includes these protein-coding regions:
- a CDS encoding DUF2780 domain-containing protein; the encoded protein is MKHQRLGISFISALLLLLSGCSAIPGMGNNVSGASALIGMLTSQLGVSNEQALGGAAALFGLAKQSLSAGDFSNVTKSLPGVGSLLGAASMGGDSSNTNSGGGLASVAGQFSSLGLSPDMAGKFVPVVLDYAKSAGGDNTMSLLQGVLK
- the folK gene encoding 2-amino-4-hydroxy-6-hydroxymethyldihydropteridine diphosphokinase, whose product is MIQVYLGIGSNIDRDFNIRSGISHLKKEFGTLTLSAVYESDAVGFKGDPFYNLIAAFQTDWPVHKIALILKNIEDTHKRDRSNPSFSPRTLDIDLLLYGDQIIQENGLVLPRDEILKYAFVLRPLAEINGQATHPITQQSYIKLWENFDQSRQPLKRVAFEFD
- a CDS encoding ATP-binding cassette domain-containing protein: MIFIENLKKSFGKIEAVRGISFKAEDGQITGLLGPNGAGKTTTLRMLYTLLKPDSGTILIDGVNPHQEPIEVKRKLGVVPDSRGLYARLSARENIRYFGQLHGVKTKEMEERIESLTDILDMQDFIDRRTEGFSQGQRVKVAIARAMIHQPQTILLDEPTNGLDVMTTRALRKYLLTLKKAGHCVVLSTHIMQEVAALCDHIVIIAGGKIAAEGSATELLQQSGYNSLEDAFVSLIGSAEGLLS
- a CDS encoding SAM-dependent methyltransferase, with product MPNKFQQTKPITSDSIDLPVPDQEARLHSEKVITHIRQKIRLRGGKISFAEYMDLALYAPGLGYYCAGLQKFGEGGDFITAPEISPLFSRCLANQCQQVLSTLETPQILEFGAGSGIMAADILCELERQGCLPECYMILELSAELQQRQRQTIEKHAPHLLGRVKWIHHWPEKPFNGVILANEVLDAMPVRRIQWQGNKIIEKMVCWKDNAFTWCNGDEVHPEHLTFTHVTGYTSEYNEALDSWIKQAGDSLLNGMILAIDYGYFRQEYYHPLRSDGTLMCYYQHHGHSNPLILTGLQDITAHVDFTAVAEAAINADLNVSGYTSQAFFLLANGLTEMAEATYPEKVTSQLQLSQQIKKLTMPDAMGETFKVIALTRNIDRPLTGFMMQDYRQRL
- a CDS encoding pteridine reductase, coding for MSQPVALITGAARRVGAVIARRLHAEGMSLVLHYRGSRREAQLLQEELLAQRSDSVVLIQANLLQVSKSSHLVKEAEGVWGRLDVLINNASTFYPTSVGNITEAHWDDLLGVNLKAPLFLSQAAAPYLARQKGLIINITDIHAERPLRFHSVYCAAKAGLVMLTQSLAQELGPDVRVNAIAPGAIMWPEEGMDELTKRRIVSKTALKRHGDPSDIAEAVHYLLHGAQFMTGQVLTVDGGRSLGN
- a CDS encoding Rpn family recombination-promoting nuclease/putative transposase, with product MKFLNPKTDFAFKKIFGSEESQDILLSFLNALLELKSPYRLMEVTILDPYLAPKIKGMKDTYLDVRAKNETGKIYIIEMQVLNVAGFEKRILYNACKAYASQLGSGEDYHLLTDVIAITITDFIMFPEMEAVSNKFKLRADEGEVYNDDLELVFAELPKFNKTEDELDTVLDRWYYFLKHADDFETVPSSLKVEASIVHALELANKAALTSEELDDQERREIFIQDQRGAIQLAQQKGREEGREEGREEGREEERCNMIKQVKKSGLSIIDIAHMFGMDVDEIKNILNS
- a CDS encoding ABC transporter permease, which codes for MSGWIIVFNKEVKENFRDRQVILTSLILGPLLGPVLFVLMFILMADSTSKRQDKPLEIPVAGQQYAPNLVAYLQQQGVIVEEAPADPEAAVLARNKDLVLRIPESFIEQWENGQPAVLEVIVDESRQQDRLASRRLKQLLNTYSQQLGILRLQLRGVSSQVLSPVMIKTVDLSTETSWAAEVLAFLPYFLMIGAFVGGMHLAIDATAGEKERKSLEPLLINPVPRWQIMAGKLMATSFFAGLSVLLTILAFRFTVQFLPADMLGVSIEITTPMVVGMLVVLLPMAILASAFLTVIASFATTFKEASSYTGMVLVIPMLPSFYLMINPVKAETWMMAVPLLSQNVLIHELIRGEQVSVLWYLLAVGTTLGLGLILATVAATLYNRPRVIFTSK
- a CDS encoding transcriptional regulator; this encodes MVKGATLDDLSPEAIAAARNNFKKKNVELAAEMDDWSGEVFLNKAKLTIQGKITRAVLVLLGKPESDHFLTPAVVTLSWILKDHDGLEEDYEHFSAPLLLAVNRLFARIRNLKYRYMADSTLFPEEVNKYDAWVIREALHNCIAHQDYQLGARVVVVEFPDRLVFSNKGGFIPGNLERVISLDAPEPYYRNRFLAQAMVSLNMIDAVGSGIKKMFVVQRRRFFPMPDYCIEPDGVMVTIYGRIVDERFSKLLAADSELLLHDVILLDKVQKGYPLSDYEIKTLRDKNLIEGRKPNLFVSAKVASATGQKAAYTKQKALDQQYYLDMILKLIEQHGEVERADIDELLWKMLPDFLDDKQRKSKINNLLSELSMRQGKIHNIGTRSQPKWVLTRG
- the plsY gene encoding glycerol-3-phosphate 1-O-acyltransferase PlsY; its protein translation is MTIDTAFILLAYLMGSLSTAIIYCKVAGLPDPRSQGSGNPGATNVLRFGGKKVAIIVLLGDLLKGLIPVLLAKWLGLSAAAIVLVGIAAFLGHLYPVFFRFKGGKGVATALGILLGISGWVGLLVLVTWFFVAFISRLSSLSALVAAVFSPFFVYLLMPEPEYILLAILLAILLIWRHRSNIQKIMNGTESKIGKK
- the folB gene encoding dihydroneopterin aldolase; amino-acid sequence: MDIIYLRNLKIETVIGIYDWEREIKQTVVLDLEMGTDIRKAAVTDRIEDTLDYKSVAKQVISFVETSEYQLVETLIEKVAELVMKNFSIPWMRLTINKQGAISGARDVGVTIERGVRMSK
- a CDS encoding alpha/beta hydrolase produces the protein MKRLLTSGLILFAAVCQAESATELEIEKCVLSMPGSTITAVAECGWLTVLENPKDLGGKTIRLHFALARALNPKSDSTPIFFFAGGPGQAASELWVQLEGPLYKLQKNHDIILMDQRGTGAASTLKCELDDQNIDLRVDYGKIAAQTRECLTKVEGDPRFYTTTIAMADYEQLRLALGYEKINLMGVSYGTRAAMEYLRRYPDQVRSIVLDSIVPPELLLGSEHSINLDQTMENILTDCLNDNSCAKYFPAVKTQLQQLITKARAKPQILVVDDPLTGDPIELEANIELLALALRMLSYNSQTQAMLPFLIADTVNTGSHKRLVSQALIAASGMEGMLNHWMELSVICAEDYPLMQPRPQDATTILGEVMYKVLLAQCEIWPRGVVPDDFHKPFKSDVSALLLSGEFDPVTPPRYADQVAKQFSRHSNLVVKGQGHSVAFSKCTSDIVTEFITKADPKNLDTSCLEQQDRSPFFINIMGPTP